Proteins from a genomic interval of Pseudodesulfovibrio nedwellii:
- the gcvH gene encoding glycine cleavage system protein GcvH, producing the protein MIPTDLLYAKSHEWVMVEGDIATVGISQFAQEQLGDLTFIELPEVGDTFEAGSEMGSVESVKAASEIYAPVTGEVVEVNEALEDAPEKVNEEPYGEGWLLKFKIKGDPEGLLDAEAYTSVVESEAH; encoded by the coding sequence ATGATTCCCACTGATCTTTTGTACGCCAAATCCCACGAATGGGTCATGGTTGAAGGTGACATCGCCACTGTTGGCATCTCTCAGTTTGCCCAGGAACAACTGGGCGACCTGACTTTTATCGAACTGCCTGAAGTCGGCGACACCTTTGAAGCCGGTTCCGAAATGGGTTCTGTCGAATCCGTCAAGGCCGCCAGCGAAATATACGCCCCGGTGACTGGCGAAGTCGTTGAAGTCAACGAGGCCCTCGAAGACGCCCCCGAAAAAGTCAATGAAGAGCCATATGGCGAAGGCTGGCTGCTCAAGTTTAAAATAAAGGGCGACCCTGAGGGGTTGCTGGACGCTGAGGCATATACCTCGGTCGTCGAATCCGAAGCCCACTAA
- a CDS encoding flavodoxin family protein has product MKVLTLLGSARKKGNTATVLTLIEKELHTLKNTVERITLHDKTIKGCRGCLKCLAYPNEIACVQQDDADEIMQKMLMADVILFTTPVYFWGFSAQIKTLIDRSNAFVTQCFKPGHTSLLQGKRIGLLATGADSFENNAEGVFTAFDRFTHFLQAKNTGTLYVGNCLIPSDLPNKTTERARFLAHSLVS; this is encoded by the coding sequence ATGAAGGTACTCACCCTCCTTGGAAGCGCAAGAAAGAAAGGAAATACGGCGACTGTCCTCACGCTGATCGAAAAGGAATTGCATACATTAAAGAACACCGTCGAACGAATCACACTCCATGACAAAACCATCAAAGGCTGTCGCGGTTGTCTTAAGTGCTTGGCGTACCCCAATGAAATAGCCTGTGTGCAGCAGGATGATGCCGATGAAATCATGCAGAAAATGCTTATGGCAGATGTCATCCTGTTTACCACTCCCGTCTACTTTTGGGGATTCTCTGCACAAATCAAGACTCTCATTGATCGAAGCAACGCCTTTGTAACGCAGTGCTTCAAACCGGGGCACACATCACTTTTACAAGGGAAACGAATTGGATTGCTGGCGACAGGCGCAGATTCTTTTGAAAATAATGCCGAAGGCGTCTTCACAGCCTTTGACCGGTTTACCCACTTCCTTCAGGCTAAAAACACAGGCACTTTGTATGTAGGCAATTGCCTTATCCCTTCTGATTTACCGAATAAAACCACTGAAAGAGCACGATTCTTAGCGCACTCACTTGTCAGTTAA